GCCGAAGAACCCTAGACCGCCTTCGTCCGCTTCTACCCCTTGTACAATCACGTTATCGTCTTCACTGGCGGTAAAGTCGCCGCGACTTTCATCTTTGCCAACGGTTGCTTCCATGAAGTAATCATAGGTGCCAGAATCAGTCCCTGGTCCGTACAAGCCCAAGCGCTTGTCAGGGAAGCCGTCGCGGATTTGGTTCCAATTAGTAATCTTGCCTTCAGCAGCCGGTTCCCACATCTTCTTGAGTTCATCCACCGTCAGACAGGTGGCAAAGTCGTTGGCTTTGTTGACCACAACCGATAGACCGTCAAAGGCAATGGGAACTTCAACATACTCAATGCCATTCTTCTGGCACAGTTCCATTTCTTCCTTCTTGATCGGGCGCGATGCATTGGAAATGTCGGTCTCACCTGCGCAGAATTTCTTGAAGCCGCCGCCCGTGCCCGACACGCCAACGGTAATCCGCACGCCGGGATTCACTTTCATAAATTCTTCCGCCATTGCTTCCGAGATTGGGAAGACGGTACTGGAACCGTCCACGAGAACGGTGCCACTCAGGGTTGAGCCGCCCCCCCCAGTTGCCGCCGTTTGGGTAGCGCCATCCCCCCCCGCCGCTGGGGAACTGGTGGTGGTGGTACCCCCACCGCAGGCTGCAACCCCCAGGTAAAGGACACCCAGGACCGCCAGCAGTTTCAGACT
This DNA window, taken from Trichothermofontia sichuanensis B231, encodes the following:
- a CDS encoding PstS family phosphate ABC transporter substrate-binding protein; its protein translation is MRPASLKLLAVLGVLYLGVAACGGGTTTTSSPAAGGDGATQTAATGGGGSTLSGTVLVDGSSTVFPISEAMAEEFMKVNPGVRITVGVSGTGGGFKKFCAGETDISNASRPIKKEEMELCQKNGIEYVEVPIAFDGLSVVVNKANDFATCLTVDELKKMWEPAAEGKITNWNQIRDGFPDKRLGLYGPGTDSGTYDYFMEATVGKDESRGDFTASEDDNVIVQGVEADEGGLGFFGFAYYEENAGRLNLVAIDGGNGCVAPSATTIADGTYVPLSRPEFFYVKKTSLDNPAVRAFADFQIDPANQKLISEVGYVPLPQDLVPKAQARIANVTLGTIFEGGSAVGKKLADKM